A stretch of the Candidatus Methylopumilus planktonicus genome encodes the following:
- a CDS encoding Bax inhibitor-1 family protein: protein MQENIRIESQSQSVLATNKVLRNTYALLGLSLIPTAIGAYIGMSMNFLFAQQHPIIFAIMLLAGMFGLFFAIQANRNNSLGVVFLLALTLFLGVMLGPILQVAFSLSNGAQIVGLAAGGTAAIFLTLATIATTTKKDFSFMGKFLMIGIILLILASLANLFFQIPAMALALSGVAVLLFSGFILYDVSRIVNGGETNYIMATLALYMNIYNLFVNLLQLLMALLGNRD from the coding sequence ATGCAAGAAAATATAAGAATTGAAAGCCAGTCGCAATCAGTATTAGCGACAAACAAAGTCCTTAGAAATACTTATGCTTTACTTGGTTTATCGCTTATTCCAACCGCAATCGGCGCTTACATAGGTATGAGCATGAATTTCTTATTTGCTCAACAGCATCCTATTATATTTGCCATTATGCTTTTAGCAGGTATGTTTGGTTTATTTTTCGCAATTCAAGCAAATCGAAATAACAGCTTAGGCGTTGTTTTCTTACTAGCACTCACTTTATTTTTAGGTGTGATGTTAGGTCCGATTCTTCAAGTAGCTTTTAGTTTAAGTAATGGCGCTCAAATCGTGGGTCTAGCAGCAGGAGGCACAGCTGCAATATTTTTAACGTTAGCTACGATCGCTACTACCACTAAAAAAGATTTTAGCTTTATGGGAAAATTTTTGATGATTGGTATCATTCTTCTCATCTTAGCTTCGCTTGCTAATTTATTCTTCCAAATACCTGCGATGGCTTTAGCATTGTCTGGTGTTGCAGTGTTATTATTCTCAGGATTCATTCTGTACGATGTAAGTCGCATTGTGAATGGTGGAGAAACGAACTACATCATGGCAACGTTAGCGCTTTATATGAATATCTATAACTTATTTGTAAATTTACTCCAGTTATTGATGGCTCTTCTAGGTAACAGAGACTAA
- a CDS encoding L,D-transpeptidase produces MHIKISIAEQKLHLYRDDNVWVKSFVISTAEKGIGQDKGSFCTPSGKHIVRAKIGQGAPLYAQFAARRLTGKIWHPSMSENNPKEDWILTRILWLSGLEIGFNRLGNQDTMQRFIYIHGTNDLARLGQPVSHGCIRMDNQDIIDLFDQINAGDHVLINEI; encoded by the coding sequence ATGCATATTAAAATTTCAATTGCAGAACAGAAGCTTCATTTATATCGTGATGATAATGTATGGGTAAAATCTTTTGTAATCTCCACTGCAGAAAAAGGCATAGGTCAAGATAAAGGTAGTTTTTGTACGCCTTCAGGTAAACATATCGTTCGCGCAAAAATTGGTCAAGGCGCACCTCTCTATGCTCAGTTTGCGGCTCGTAGACTTACAGGAAAAATATGGCATCCATCAATGTCAGAAAATAACCCAAAAGAGGATTGGATTTTAACCCGCATACTTTGGCTCTCGGGTCTTGAGATTGGATTTAATCGTCTAGGAAATCAAGATACGATGCAGCGTTTTATCTATATCCATGGGACGAATGATTTAGCTCGCTTAGGTCAGCCTGTATCACATGGATGCATTCGCATGGACAACCAAGACATCATCGATTTGTTTGATCAAATTAATGCAGGCGATCATGTATTGATCAATGAAATCTAA
- the nagZ gene encoding beta-N-acetylhexosaminidase produces the protein MKLGPLMIDVEGLVLSDADIKRISHPLVGGLILFSRNYQDTAQLKTLTDAIRKIRGHDFLIAVDHEGGRVQRFREGFTAIPAMRKLGEIWDNDPKKANHLAFLIGQIIAIELRIFDIDFSFTPVLDIDYSESTVIRDRAFHGDIEAIKALASHLLEGLNEGGMHGVGKHFPGHGYIKADSHLSISEDTRTLDEIGSKDMSIFISLIKHGLNAVMPSHVLYSAADKDPAGFSQFWLKNQLREKAHFKGAIFSDDMSMKGAVLGGEMKDRIIKALEAGCDMVLLCNSPQLVDEVLLQLDWKMSSESIERLLKMKGFKEPHIALKTSQEKGFKGMTTQIMTM, from the coding sequence ATGAAGCTGGGCCCATTAATGATTGATGTTGAAGGGCTTGTATTAAGCGATGCGGACATTAAAAGAATTTCGCACCCCTTGGTTGGCGGACTTATTTTATTTTCAAGAAACTATCAAGACACTGCTCAATTAAAGACATTAACAGATGCTATTAGAAAGATAAGGGGCCATGACTTCTTAATCGCTGTCGATCATGAAGGTGGCCGCGTCCAAAGATTTAGAGAAGGCTTTACTGCGATCCCTGCTATGAGAAAGTTAGGCGAAATTTGGGATAATGACCCCAAAAAAGCAAATCACTTAGCTTTTTTAATTGGCCAAATTATCGCGATTGAATTAAGAATATTTGATATCGATTTTAGTTTTACACCGGTTTTAGATATTGATTACAGCGAAAGTACCGTAATTCGAGATAGAGCCTTTCATGGCGATATTGAAGCCATTAAAGCTTTGGCATCTCACCTTTTGGAAGGTTTAAACGAAGGCGGCATGCATGGCGTTGGAAAACACTTTCCAGGGCATGGGTATATAAAGGCCGATTCACATCTAAGTATTTCGGAGGATACGAGAACGCTCGACGAGATTGGGTCTAAAGATATGAGTATTTTTATATCATTAATCAAGCATGGATTAAATGCAGTGATGCCTTCCCACGTTCTATACTCTGCCGCAGATAAAGATCCGGCTGGGTTTTCGCAATTTTGGCTTAAAAATCAATTGAGAGAAAAAGCTCATTTTAAAGGCGCTATTTTTAGCGATGATATGAGTATGAAAGGGGCTGTTCTTGGTGGTGAAATGAAGGATAGAATTATCAAAGCGCTTGAGGCTGGCTGTGACATGGTTTTGTTATGTAATAGCCCGCAATTGGTAGATGAAGTTTTACTTCAATTAGACTGGAAGATGTCATCTGAAAGTATTGAAAGGCTTCTTAAGATGAAAGGCTTTAAAGAGCCTCATATAGCCCTAAAAACATCACAAGAAAAAGGTTTCAAGGGTATGACAACTCAAATTATGACTATGTAA
- the xseA gene encoding exodeoxyribonuclease VII large subunit — protein sequence MINSTPINTPKPNEARVFSVKEINRLVRELLEQSFPSFWISGEISNFISASSGHWYFSLKDDEAQVRCTMFKNKNMATDWMPKNGEKIEAKCFIGLYEARGEYQLNIESIRHAGAGLLSEAFNQLKEKLLKEGLFEDSRKKSIPQFPKSIGVITSPTGAAIEDILITLKRRSPHIPVIIYPSLVQGKEAPLALVKAIETANIRQECDVLILARGGGSIEDLWAFNEEILVRAIVASKIPTITGVGHETDTTIADFVSDLRAPTPTGAAELVTSHSVELIKTIQIYKNQLNKVMAVLIREVMQKIDYLEKRLISPHQHIQRQKEQIHQYIQRINQSMKNTLIQYRLHIDKLKLNLDHLSPHAVLSRGYSIITNVEGQVVNNVAQLKLNDKIHIQLNHGQADANISDLKDQ from the coding sequence TTGATTAATTCAACTCCAATAAATACCCCCAAACCTAACGAAGCCAGGGTTTTTTCTGTCAAAGAAATTAATCGTCTTGTAAGGGAGCTCCTTGAGCAGAGCTTTCCCTCATTTTGGATTTCAGGTGAAATCTCTAATTTCATAAGCGCATCTTCTGGACACTGGTACTTTTCTCTTAAAGATGATGAAGCTCAAGTCCGTTGTACCATGTTTAAAAATAAAAATATGGCAACGGATTGGATGCCTAAAAATGGCGAAAAGATTGAAGCAAAATGTTTTATCGGTTTATATGAGGCCCGGGGCGAATATCAACTCAATATTGAGTCAATTAGGCATGCAGGTGCGGGGCTTTTATCAGAAGCATTCAATCAATTAAAAGAAAAACTCCTGAAAGAAGGTCTTTTTGAGGATTCTCGCAAAAAATCAATACCTCAATTTCCTAAATCTATTGGTGTCATTACGTCGCCCACAGGGGCCGCGATCGAAGATATTTTAATTACACTTAAAAGACGAAGTCCACATATTCCAGTCATTATTTATCCTAGTCTCGTTCAGGGTAAAGAAGCGCCTCTAGCGCTTGTGAAAGCCATTGAAACTGCAAATATAAGGCAAGAATGTGATGTGCTGATCTTAGCGCGGGGTGGAGGTTCGATTGAAGACTTATGGGCATTTAATGAGGAAATCTTAGTGCGAGCGATTGTTGCATCAAAAATACCTACAATTACAGGTGTTGGGCATGAAACTGATACAACTATAGCTGATTTTGTTTCGGACTTAAGAGCCCCAACGCCAACAGGAGCTGCTGAACTCGTTACAAGTCATAGTGTCGAACTTATCAAAACAATTCAGATTTATAAAAACCAATTAAATAAAGTCATGGCAGTTCTTATTCGAGAAGTGATGCAGAAAATTGATTACCTAGAAAAGCGTCTTATATCGCCTCACCAACACATTCAACGACAAAAAGAACAGATTCATCAATATATACAGAGGATTAATCAAAGTATGAAGAATACTTTGATCCAATATCGTTTGCACATCGATAAATTAAAATTAAACTTGGATCACTTAAGCCCTCATGCTGTTTTATCAAGAGGCTATTCCATCATTACAAATGTGGAAGGCCAGGTTGTAAATAATGTAGCCCAGTTAAAGCTTAATGATAAAATCCATATTCAACTAAACCATGGGCAAGCTGACGCAAATATTTCAGATCTCAAAGATCAATAA
- the rlmD gene encoding 23S rRNA (uracil(1939)-C(5))-methyltransferase RlmD, with translation MQDDIKPKKKLLLATIENIDQEGRGVTHIDGKAIFVEGALQGEIVECESYVKKPSYEIAFTERVIRQSNLRVKPKCDHFNRCGGCSMQHFEFQAQIAAKQRVFENTLSRIGKVKTETILTPLAGPSWHYRYKGRLRVKFVVKKNKALVGFNEKRTHFIADISSCEVLPQTLSDILPQLQDLITQLSIKDQIPQIEFAADQKHLVLVLRILDALNTNDELLLNTFSSQHPVQFWTQSKGPDTIKPLSKKDDVKLSYALKEFGLQFSFMPYDFTQINPFINQVLVRRAMSLLKPSKDDRIFDFFCGLGNFTLPIATSGAKVRGIEGSASLIERAKQCRDENHLNDFVEYQCMNLFDITKESLLKLGHANKWLIDPPRDGAFQLVQLIDDDIHPSIIVYVSCNPATLARDAQILVHEKGYKFDKAGIVNMFPHTSHVESIALFVKTES, from the coding sequence ATGCAAGACGATATAAAACCTAAAAAAAAATTATTACTCGCCACAATAGAAAATATTGATCAAGAGGGGCGAGGTGTTACCCATATTGATGGTAAAGCTATTTTCGTCGAAGGTGCCCTTCAGGGTGAGATTGTCGAATGCGAGTCATATGTTAAAAAACCAAGTTACGAAATTGCTTTTACAGAAAGAGTCATTCGGCAATCTAATTTAAGAGTAAAGCCTAAATGCGATCACTTTAATCGTTGTGGTGGTTGTTCTATGCAGCATTTTGAGTTCCAAGCACAAATTGCAGCTAAGCAAAGGGTCTTTGAAAATACGTTATCTCGCATTGGTAAAGTTAAAACTGAAACAATACTCACCCCTCTTGCAGGACCATCATGGCATTACCGATATAAAGGTCGCTTAAGAGTCAAGTTTGTTGTTAAGAAAAATAAAGCGCTTGTGGGATTCAATGAAAAAAGAACACATTTCATTGCTGACATTTCTAGCTGTGAAGTCTTACCTCAAACCCTCTCCGATATCTTGCCTCAACTGCAAGACTTAATCACTCAACTTTCGATTAAAGATCAGATTCCTCAAATTGAATTTGCTGCGGATCAAAAGCATTTGGTTTTAGTATTAAGAATTTTAGATGCATTAAATACAAATGATGAGTTGCTTTTAAATACATTCTCATCTCAACACCCGGTGCAATTTTGGACCCAATCCAAAGGGCCTGATACGATAAAACCTTTATCGAAGAAAGATGACGTTAAGCTTTCTTACGCATTAAAAGAATTTGGGCTGCAGTTTAGTTTTATGCCGTACGACTTTACGCAAATCAATCCCTTCATCAATCAGGTATTAGTAAGAAGGGCAATGAGTTTATTAAAGCCTTCAAAAGATGATCGTATTTTCGATTTTTTCTGTGGCCTAGGAAATTTCACATTACCTATAGCCACGAGTGGCGCAAAAGTGAGGGGTATCGAAGGCTCAGCATCGCTCATAGAAAGAGCAAAGCAATGTCGTGATGAAAATCACTTAAATGATTTTGTTGAATACCAATGTATGAATTTATTCGACATTACGAAAGAATCCTTATTAAAGTTAGGTCATGCAAATAAATGGCTCATTGACCCACCACGGGATGGGGCATTTCAATTGGTGCAACTTATTGATGACGACATTCATCCTTCTATCATTGTTTACGTATCTTGTAATCCAGCGACCCTTGCAAGAGACGCTCAAATATTAGTGCATGAGAAGGGTTACAAATTTGATAAAGCTGGTATTGTAAATATGTTTCCACATACTTCACATGTTGAATCGATTGCATTATTTGTAAAGACGGAATCTTAA
- a CDS encoding potassium transporter Kup — protein MEDKKNQKASLATLSLSALGVVFGDIGTSPLYTMKEVFSLSKHPVALTEFNVLGILSLIFWSLIMIVSAKYVAFIMRADNRGEGGIMALLSLANKNAPSGNKRNLIMILGILGACMFYADGMITPAISVLSAIEGLEVVAPSLSHLIIPITLVVLFILFYAQSKGTNVVGTFFGPIMFFWFLTLALLGIINIAQEPHVLSAINPLYAFHFFQLSPMVAFVALGAVVLSVTGAEALYADMGHFGRKPIRLAWFIFVLPALTLNYFGQGALIISNPENIKNPFYLMAPEFLVIPLIILATLAAIIASQAVITGAFSVSRQALLLGFLPRMHVEHTSENQEGQIYLPRINWLLMIAVMALVVTFKSSGNLAGAYGIAVTGDMVISTLLASFVFYEVWKWNSIKTVIFMAIFLIIDLAFFSANILKIPDGGWFPILIGSVIFILMTTWKKGRAILYKILKGEAIEINSFITSIGTNPPPRVEGTAIFLTPNPDGVPHALFHNLKHNKVIHEKVIILTVMFMDYPHSLKKDLVTVEKLPHDFYKVTVKYGFKDEPDLPKDLALHAKNGINIDPMNSSYFIGKEILLATPKENMNYWRKKLFIGLFRSAETITNQFKLPPNRVVELGSQVLF, from the coding sequence ATGGAAGATAAAAAAAATCAAAAAGCTTCTCTAGCTACACTCTCACTTTCAGCATTAGGTGTTGTATTTGGTGATATTGGCACAAGCCCGCTATACACTATGAAAGAAGTTTTTTCTCTCAGTAAACATCCTGTCGCGCTTACCGAGTTTAACGTCCTTGGCATACTGTCCCTTATTTTTTGGTCGCTCATTATGATTGTGTCAGCTAAATATGTTGCCTTTATTATGCGTGCTGACAATAGAGGTGAAGGGGGCATTATGGCTCTTCTCTCTCTTGCTAATAAAAATGCGCCCAGTGGCAATAAAAGAAATTTGATTATGATTTTAGGTATTCTTGGGGCATGTATGTTTTATGCAGACGGAATGATTACTCCTGCAATTTCTGTTTTATCTGCGATCGAAGGTCTTGAGGTTGTTGCGCCTTCTTTAAGCCATCTTATTATTCCTATAACTCTTGTAGTGTTATTTATTTTATTTTACGCACAAAGTAAAGGGACGAATGTTGTGGGCACTTTCTTTGGCCCTATTATGTTTTTTTGGTTCTTAACGCTCGCGCTATTGGGAATTATTAATATTGCACAGGAGCCACATGTTCTCTCAGCTATTAATCCATTGTATGCATTTCATTTCTTCCAGCTATCGCCAATGGTTGCATTCGTAGCATTAGGCGCGGTCGTTTTATCTGTCACCGGCGCTGAGGCACTTTATGCAGATATGGGGCATTTTGGACGTAAGCCAATTAGGCTTGCATGGTTTATTTTTGTACTTCCAGCGCTTACATTAAATTACTTTGGACAAGGCGCATTAATTATTAGCAACCCTGAAAATATTAAAAATCCCTTTTATCTCATGGCGCCTGAATTTCTTGTCATACCTCTTATTATTTTAGCAACGCTCGCAGCAATCATTGCTTCACAAGCTGTCATTACAGGCGCTTTCTCAGTCTCAAGACAAGCACTTCTGTTAGGATTTCTGCCAAGAATGCATGTCGAACATACTTCTGAAAATCAAGAAGGGCAAATTTACCTCCCAAGAATTAATTGGCTCTTAATGATTGCAGTTATGGCTTTAGTTGTGACCTTCAAAAGCTCTGGGAATCTTGCAGGGGCTTATGGTATTGCAGTCACAGGTGATATGGTGATCTCGACACTTCTCGCAAGCTTTGTGTTCTATGAAGTATGGAAATGGAATTCCATAAAGACAGTTATTTTCATGGCAATCTTTTTAATAATCGATCTTGCATTCTTTAGTGCAAATATTTTAAAAATACCTGATGGTGGCTGGTTTCCAATTTTGATTGGCTCTGTGATTTTTATTTTAATGACTACCTGGAAAAAGGGACGTGCAATTCTTTACAAAATACTCAAAGGTGAGGCTATTGAAATTAATTCATTCATTACCTCTATTGGAACTAACCCTCCCCCTCGGGTGGAAGGTACAGCAATATTTTTAACGCCCAATCCAGATGGTGTGCCTCATGCCTTATTTCATAACCTCAAGCATAATAAAGTTATCCATGAAAAAGTTATTATTCTGACCGTTATGTTTATGGACTACCCTCATTCACTTAAAAAAGATCTTGTGACTGTTGAAAAATTACCTCACGATTTTTATAAAGTGACTGTGAAATATGGATTTAAAGATGAGCCTGACTTACCTAAAGACCTTGCCCTGCACGCTAAAAATGGTATCAATATTGACCCAATGAATAGCTCTTACTTTATTGGTAAGGAAATTTTATTGGCAACACCAAAAGAAAATATGAACTATTGGAGAAAGAAATTGTTTATAGGTTTATTTAGAAGTGCAGAAACAATTACCAATCAATTTAAACTGCCACCCAACCGTGTGGTTGAGCTAGGAAGCCAAGTATTATTTTAA
- a CDS encoding disulfide bond formation protein B: protein MKKFFLSHRQAHLIAFIAAYFLVALAVFIQNKFNLEPCPLCVTQRIIFMVLGLLFLINAFIRPTYLIKKLSLVVLSITSITGMVFSFKHILIQSKAISAPNECGVDLNYMFENFPFSKALNLLFKGTGDCSHIDWTLLGLTIPELALIGFISFFVYTVFLFRMNLK, encoded by the coding sequence TTGAAGAAATTTTTTTTATCACATAGACAAGCCCATTTAATTGCTTTTATTGCTGCTTATTTTTTAGTTGCATTAGCAGTCTTCATTCAAAACAAATTCAACCTCGAACCATGTCCTTTATGTGTGACCCAGAGGATTATTTTTATGGTGCTGGGGTTACTTTTTTTAATCAATGCATTCATTAGGCCTACTTATTTAATTAAAAAGTTATCTTTAGTCGTTTTATCTATAACTTCAATCACGGGCATGGTATTTTCATTTAAACATATCTTGATCCAATCAAAAGCTATTAGCGCGCCAAATGAATGTGGTGTTGATTTAAATTATATGTTTGAAAATTTCCCATTCTCAAAAGCTTTGAATTTGCTTTTTAAAGGGACAGGCGACTGCTCACATATTGATTGGACTTTGTTAGGCCTTACGATCCCTGAATTAGCTTTAATCGGATTCATATCATTTTTTGTATATACCGTTTTTTTATTTAGGATGAATTTAAAGTAA
- the cysM gene encoding cysteine synthase CysM has protein sequence MQLEDFIGNTPLVALQRMHGNSSGAIHLKLEGNNPAGSVKDRAAFSMIHNAELRGDIKPGDTLIEATSGNTGIALAMVAAMKGYKMILVMPENQTIERRQTMKAFGAEFILTSKEGSMELARDIALKMQKEGKGFVLDQFSNLDNPKAHYETTGPEIWKDTKGRVTHFIASMGTTGTIVGTSQFLKEKNKNIQIIGVQPEEGAQIPGIRKWPEAYLPKIYSAKNIDHIEYVSQQHAEETARRLAKEEGIFSGASTGGGLYVALKIAKTNKDAVIVSIACDRGDRYLSSNLFLS, from the coding sequence ATGCAATTAGAAGATTTTATTGGAAATACACCACTCGTTGCTTTGCAGCGGATGCACGGAAATTCAAGCGGTGCCATCCACTTAAAGTTGGAAGGGAATAATCCTGCCGGCTCAGTCAAAGACAGGGCTGCTTTTTCTATGATTCATAACGCTGAATTAAGGGGCGACATTAAACCTGGTGACACACTCATTGAAGCTACATCTGGGAATACAGGTATAGCGCTTGCTATGGTGGCTGCGATGAAAGGTTACAAAATGATTCTGGTCATGCCGGAAAATCAAACCATTGAAAGACGGCAAACTATGAAAGCATTTGGCGCAGAATTTATTCTGACTTCAAAAGAGGGCAGTATGGAGCTTGCCAGAGATATTGCCTTAAAAATGCAAAAAGAAGGTAAGGGTTTTGTACTAGATCAATTCAGTAATCTTGACAATCCTAAAGCGCATTATGAGACGACAGGTCCTGAAATTTGGAAAGATACAAAGGGCCGTGTCACACACTTTATTGCGAGCATGGGAACCACAGGTACGATTGTAGGTACTTCGCAATTCTTAAAAGAAAAAAATAAGAATATTCAAATTATTGGTGTACAGCCAGAAGAGGGTGCTCAGATTCCAGGCATACGTAAATGGCCAGAAGCCTATTTGCCGAAAATATACAGCGCAAAAAATATTGATCACATTGAATATGTTTCACAGCAACATGCAGAAGAGACTGCGAGACGACTTGCAAAAGAAGAAGGTATTTTTTCTGGTGCATCGACAGGTGGCGGACTTTATGTTGCACTGAAAATCGCAAAAACAAATAAAGATGCCGTCATTGTTTCTATTGCTTGTGATCGCGGTGACCGTTATCTATCTTCTAATTTATTCTTGAGTTAA
- the tadA gene encoding tRNA adenosine(34) deaminase TadA, whose translation MTDEDLKFMRLALELAKKAELKDEVPVGAVIVQDGEVIGRGTNTSIGDHDPTSHAEINAIREAAKLIKNYRLKDCSIYVTLEPCAMCVGAIQHARIGKIIYGATDPKTGACGGMVDLIGIKEINHHAEAMSGVLEKECSQILKDFFLSKRKKP comes from the coding sequence ATGACTGATGAAGATCTTAAGTTTATGAGGCTAGCTTTAGAGCTAGCTAAAAAAGCTGAATTAAAAGATGAGGTGCCGGTAGGTGCCGTCATTGTTCAGGATGGTGAAGTTATTGGTAGAGGGACGAATACATCAATTGGCGACCATGACCCCACTTCGCATGCTGAGATTAATGCCATAAGAGAAGCGGCTAAACTCATCAAAAATTATAGATTAAAAGACTGCTCAATTTATGTGACTCTTGAGCCCTGTGCTATGTGTGTAGGCGCTATTCAACATGCGCGTATTGGGAAAATTATCTATGGCGCTACGGACCCCAAGACGGGTGCTTGCGGAGGCATGGTTGATCTCATAGGTATCAAAGAGATTAACCATCATGCAGAAGCTATGAGTGGCGTCTTAGAAAAAGAATGCAGCCAAATACTAAAAGATTTCTTTCTTTCAAAAAGAAAAAAACCGTAG
- a CDS encoding queuosine precursor transporter — MKSNMYKNQYRYYDLVMAAFVTVLITSNLIGPAKISQVEVPFFGLLTFGAGVLFFPISFIFGDILTEVYGYAASRRVIWAGFIALAFASFMAWMIVALPPAPYWHNQEAYEIAFGSAWRVSLASLVAFAAGEFVNSFVLAKMKIMTKGKYLWSRTIGSTIAGEAIDSILFYPLAFYNSGVIPNDKIILVVIAQFVAKTLIEILFTPGIYKIVAFLKKKENLDHFDTRTNFNPFIFK; from the coding sequence ATGAAATCTAATATGTATAAAAACCAATACCGATATTACGATCTTGTCATGGCAGCGTTTGTGACAGTATTGATCACATCAAACTTAATTGGACCTGCAAAAATTTCTCAGGTAGAGGTTCCATTTTTTGGCCTTCTTACTTTCGGTGCTGGGGTCTTATTTTTCCCTATCTCATTTATTTTTGGCGATATCTTAACTGAGGTTTATGGTTATGCTGCTTCAAGAAGAGTGATATGGGCAGGTTTCATAGCGCTTGCTTTTGCATCTTTTATGGCTTGGATGATTGTGGCGCTTCCACCTGCACCCTATTGGCATAATCAAGAGGCCTATGAAATTGCATTCGGTTCAGCTTGGCGAGTTTCTTTGGCAAGTTTGGTTGCTTTTGCTGCAGGCGAATTTGTAAACTCTTTTGTATTAGCAAAAATGAAAATTATGACAAAAGGAAAATATTTATGGAGCCGTACGATCGGTTCTACCATTGCAGGTGAAGCGATTGATTCAATTCTATTCTATCCTTTAGCTTTTTATAATAGCGGTGTGATTCCAAATGACAAAATCATCCTAGTAGTGATTGCACAGTTCGTTGCCAAAACGCTGATAGAAATTTTATTTACCCCAGGGATATATAAGATTGTTGCTTTCTTAAAAAAGAAAGAAAATCTAGATCATTTTGATACACGCACCAATTTCAATCCTTTTATTTTTAAATGA
- a CDS encoding phosphate-starvation-inducible PsiE family protein, which produces MIQTELPSEFKGINRFAIKAMLYLNGFAHIVIGLALATSIIMFTWLFFVEISAAAHANNLIHGFIHALGTLMLLWSISALISAVMRYLNGSKLEVETFIEVVMVLFLRKLIVLPVQDAKPTLEEVGIWVGGAFLIGVLYILVIRFRKTIPDFKRK; this is translated from the coding sequence ATGATTCAAACTGAACTCCCGTCCGAATTCAAAGGCATTAATCGATTTGCTATCAAAGCTATGCTCTATTTAAACGGCTTTGCTCATATTGTGATTGGTTTGGCTTTGGCGACATCTATCATCATGTTTACTTGGCTTTTCTTCGTTGAAATCAGTGCCGCAGCGCATGCCAACAATCTCATTCATGGCTTTATTCATGCGCTTGGCACACTCATGTTGCTTTGGTCGATATCGGCTCTTATTTCAGCTGTAATGCGCTATCTCAATGGAAGTAAACTGGAAGTTGAAACTTTCATTGAGGTTGTGATGGTGCTTTTTCTCAGAAAGCTCATCGTGCTTCCAGTTCAGGATGCAAAGCCAACCCTCGAAGAAGTTGGCATTTGGGTAGGAGGTGCATTTTTAATTGGTGTTCTTTATATCCTCGTGATTCGCTTTAGAAAAACAATCCCTGACTTTAAGAGAAAATAA
- a CDS encoding 3'-5' exonuclease, translating into MIPILVFDIETIPDIQGIRSLYTLEKNLSDDDVVNVALYKRRQKNGSDFLQHHLQKIVAISCVLREKDQLKIWTLGEVDDPEEEVIQRFFDGIDKYTPTLVSWNGSGFDLPVLNYRALMHGINASKYLDMGEIDKDFKWNNYLSRYHTRHTDLMEFLAMFQGKNNAPLDDIAKLCGFPGKLGMDGGKVWDTYRQGDIQSIRDYCETDVANTYLVYLKFQLIRGHLNQNEYESEINLVRNTIQEYQKDYWDEFLSAWKS; encoded by the coding sequence TTGATTCCTATTTTAGTTTTTGATATTGAAACCATTCCTGACATTCAAGGCATTAGATCTTTATATACCTTAGAGAAAAATTTATCTGATGATGATGTCGTCAATGTAGCTCTTTATAAAAGAAGACAAAAAAACGGCTCTGATTTCCTGCAGCACCATCTTCAAAAAATTGTAGCTATCTCGTGTGTCCTTAGAGAAAAAGACCAGTTAAAGATTTGGACGCTTGGGGAGGTTGATGATCCTGAAGAAGAAGTCATCCAACGTTTTTTTGATGGCATTGATAAATATACACCCACCCTTGTATCTTGGAATGGCTCAGGGTTTGATCTTCCTGTATTAAATTATAGAGCGTTAATGCATGGCATTAATGCATCCAAGTATCTAGACATGGGTGAAATAGATAAAGATTTTAAATGGAATAATTATTTAAGTCGATATCACACGCGCCATACGGATTTAATGGAATTTTTAGCGATGTTTCAAGGTAAAAATAACGCGCCCCTAGATGATATTGCAAAGCTGTGTGGCTTCCCAGGCAAGTTAGGTATGGATGGCGGTAAAGTTTGGGATACATACAGACAAGGAGACATTCAATCAATTAGAGATTATTGTGAAACTGATGTCGCCAATACTTATCTTGTATATCTTAAATTTCAATTGATCAGAGGCCATCTTAACCAAAATGAATATGAGTCTGAAATTAATTTAGTTAGAAATACAATTCAAGAATACCAAAAAGATTATTGGGATGAATTCCTGTCCGCATGGAAATCTTAG